Proteins found in one Streptomyces sp. CB09001 genomic segment:
- a CDS encoding SCP2 sterol-binding domain-containing protein: MALDTGRFEEIKEVAGRRKEEEVFDFARQQTGGIAGLLDDVFGNMPEAFRADRAKGQEARFQYLINTPDGVFEYYVEIADGGCRTARGRVDSPKLTTTVGLPTFLKLLTGRLNGMQAFLGGKVKLSGNTLYAAKFEHWFERPA; encoded by the coding sequence ATGGCCCTGGACACCGGCAGGTTCGAAGAGATCAAGGAAGTGGCCGGACGCCGCAAGGAGGAGGAGGTCTTCGACTTCGCCCGGCAGCAGACCGGCGGCATCGCGGGGCTCCTCGACGACGTGTTCGGGAACATGCCCGAGGCCTTCCGCGCCGACCGGGCCAAGGGGCAGGAGGCCCGGTTCCAGTACCTGATCAACACGCCCGACGGCGTCTTCGAGTACTACGTCGAGATCGCGGACGGTGGCTGCCGGACCGCCCGGGGCCGCGTCGACTCCCCCAAGCTGACCACCACCGTGGGGCTGCCGACCTTCCTCAAGCTGCTCACCGGCCGCCTCAACGGGATGCAGGCGTTCCTCGGCGGCAAGGTCAAGCTCTCCGGCAACACCCTGTACGCCGCCAAGTTCGAGCACTGGTTCGAGCGCCCCGCCTGA